The sequence GGAGGAAATATCAGCTTTCGCATCAGTGATGAGAGAATTCTGCAACACCATTAAACCGAACGTTAGGGGGCGGGTTATCGATACATGTGGAACCGGAGGAGATAAAATAAAGACATTTAATGTGAGTACGTTAACCGCTCTCGTTGCCGCTGGAGCCGGCGTCCCAGTTGCCAAGCATGGAAACCGTTCAGTAACAAGTAAAATCGGGAGCGCAGATCTCCTAGAACGATTAGGCTTAAACCTCAACGTTGAGCCAGAAGTTGTTAAGAGATCCATAGAGGAGATAGGGATAGGCTTCATGTTTGCGCCCAAGTTCCATCCAGCTATGAAGTACGCGGCTGGACCGCGCAGGGAAATCGCTATAAGAACAGTCTTTAACCTTCTTGGACCCTTAACTAACCCTGCTGGGGTAAAAGCGCAGCTCCTTGGCGTCTTCGATGAGGCTCTGCTTAAACCTATCACGCTAGTCCTTAAAAGACTTGGTTGCGAGGAGGCTATGGTAGCGCATGGAGCCGACGGTCTCGATGAAATCTCAATAATTGGTAAAACTTCTGTGGCTTGGCTTAAAAACAACAATATAATGTTTCTTGAGCTGACCCCAAAGGACTTCGGCGTAGAGGCGGCTAGGGCTTCAGATTTAGTTGTGCAAAGCCCCGAAGAATGTGTCGAACTATCGTTCAAACTGCTGTACTGTAGCCCGAAAATCGATGACCCCAAGCTCCGCATGGTCCTCGTAAACTCGTCTGCAGCGTTGATTATTGGGGGGAAAGCCGACGATTTTAAGTACGGCGTCGAGCTCGCTATGGAATCTATTGCGAGCGGCTCAGCATACAAGAAACTTAGAGAGCTAATTAAGAGGTATGGCGGCAATCCCTCAATACTCGAGGAGCTTGAGAAGAAGTATGGTTGACTTTTTAGATCTGCTGGCTAAGGCTGCTATGGAGAACATTCGGGAAGGCTACTATAGTCGGCACAGCGCTTCAGGGAGCCTTAACCAACATGGGAAGAGAAGCCTTAGGGATGCTATACTTGGCTGCAGAAGAGCTGCCATAGTGCCGGAGATTAAGTTCGCTTCACCCTCAGCCGGGATTCTAAGGGCGGATAAAAGCGATGTGGAATCTATTGCCAGAGAAATGGTTTCTGCAGGAGCCGTTGGAATATCTGTTCTGACAGAGCCAAAGTACTTTTCCGGTTCACTTGAAACTTTTATTAAAGTCCGTCTATCAGTTGACGCGCCGCTTCTTATGAAGGATATAATTTTAAGCCGGTGTCAAATCGATGCTGCGCGTAGATTAGGCGCAGACGCCATACTTTTAATAGTCTCCATCTTTGAGCGCGGGTACTGTGAAATGGGGATCGATGAGATGATAGATTACTCTCACAGCATGGGGCTTGAAGTCTTGTTGGAAACTCATGATCCTAGCGAGTTTAAGACAGCGTTGTCGACGAAAGCCGATATGATAGGGATAAATAACAGGGACCTAAGAACCCTTAAAGTAGATATTAATACAACTAAAGCCATATTGGAGAAAGCTGGTAGGCTTAGGGTTGAAGGCAGGCCGATAATCAGCGAGAGCGGAATAAAATCGCCTGAAGATATATGTTTCCTGAGAAAATATGGCGTGGACGCTTTTCTGATCGGAACGGCTGTCATGTCCGCTAAAAACATTAGAGACTTTGTTACGCGTCTGGTGAACGCTTATGAGAAGGGTTAGAGTCAAAATATGCGGCATAACTAGAGTAGAAGATGTTTACGCGGCCGTTAAAGCCGGCGCGGACTCTCTGGGATTTATTGTCGACGTCCCGGACTCGCCGAGGAACATATCGTTGGAGCAGGCTAAACGGTTGATGGCGACTACTCCCTTATTCGTCACGAAGGTTGCAGTCACCGTCTTCAAGGGCCTTGAGCAAACCCTCAAAGTTTACAGAAAATTAAGACCTGACGCGCTGCAGCTGCACGGCGCTTTACCTTCATTAGATGAGATAAAGGAAGTCTCTAGGCGAACCAGGGTTATAGGGGTTGTTAAGGCTGTTTCAGATAAGATTCCTGAAGGCATAGTGCACGGCATAGGTTACCTTGACGCCATACTGGTTGATTCACATGCTCCGGGAATGTACGGCGGCACGGGGATAGTTCACGACTGGTCTTTAAGTAGAAGAATTAGGGACTCAATATACCCTAAACCGCTGATCCTCGCCGGAGGCTTAAGGCCTGAGAACGTTAGAAGCGCGATCCTCACCGTTGAACCATTTGCGGTGGATGTTTCAAGCGGTGTCGAAGCCTATCCCGGAGTTAAGGATGCTAAGAAGATTTTCTCTTTCATTGAGGAAGTTAGGAGGGCTGAGGAATGCCTAAACTGAGCGAGTATCCGACGAATGGAAAGTATGGTAGGTTTGGCGGAAGGTTCGTTCCAGAAACACTTATGTCCGCGCTCATTGAGCTTGAGGAAGCGTACTTAAAGGCGAAAGAAGACGAGGAGTTTAAAACCCAGCTGAAATATTATCTTTCAGAGTACGCTGGAAGACCGACGCCCCTATACTATGCGAGAAACCTTACAAAGAGGCTTGGCGGAGCAAAAATTTACTTAAAGCGTGAGGATCTAGCCCACGGCGGAGCACATAAAATAAACAATACCATTGGGCAGGCGCTTCTAGCTAAGAGGATGGGGAAGAAGAGGGTGATAGCTGAAACTGGCGCCGGGCAGCATGGTGTTGCGACAGCTATGGCTTGCGCAGCGCTGGGTTTAAGAGCTGAAATATATATGGGCTCAGAGGACATGAGGCGCCAGAGGTTAAACGTTTTTAGGATGGAGCTTCTAGGCGCAAAAGTTCATCCAGTAGAATCGGGATCCAAAACCCTCAAAGACGCTATAAACGAAGCCCTCAGAGACTGGGTTACAAACGTTAAAACAACCTACTATTTAATAGGTTCTGTTGTAGGCC is a genomic window of Candidatus Bathyarchaeia archaeon containing:
- the trpD gene encoding anthranilate phosphoribosyltransferase gives rise to the protein MIVDCIRKVVEGENLTPQEACEVMREIMSGAATPSQIAAILTAMRMKGETVEEISAFASVMREFCNTIKPNVRGRVIDTCGTGGDKIKTFNVSTLTALVAAGAGVPVAKHGNRSVTSKIGSADLLERLGLNLNVEPEVVKRSIEEIGIGFMFAPKFHPAMKYAAGPRREIAIRTVFNLLGPLTNPAGVKAQLLGVFDEALLKPITLVLKRLGCEEAMVAHGADGLDEISIIGKTSVAWLKNNNIMFLELTPKDFGVEAARASDLVVQSPEECVELSFKLLYCSPKIDDPKLRMVLVNSSAALIIGGKADDFKYGVELAMESIASGSAYKKLRELIKRYGGNPSILEELEKKYG
- a CDS encoding indole-3-glycerol-phosphate synthase encodes the protein MVDFLDLLAKAAMENIREGYYSRHSASGSLNQHGKRSLRDAILGCRRAAIVPEIKFASPSAGILRADKSDVESIAREMVSAGAVGISVLTEPKYFSGSLETFIKVRLSVDAPLLMKDIILSRCQIDAARRLGADAILLIVSIFERGYCEMGIDEMIDYSHSMGLEVLLETHDPSEFKTALSTKADMIGINNRDLRTLKVDINTTKAILEKAGRLRVEGRPIISESGIKSPEDICFLRKYGVDAFLIGTAVMSAKNIRDFVTRLVNAYEKG
- a CDS encoding phosphoribosylanthranilate isomerase, producing the protein MRRVRVKICGITRVEDVYAAVKAGADSLGFIVDVPDSPRNISLEQAKRLMATTPLFVTKVAVTVFKGLEQTLKVYRKLRPDALQLHGALPSLDEIKEVSRRTRVIGVVKAVSDKIPEGIVHGIGYLDAILVDSHAPGMYGGTGIVHDWSLSRRIRDSIYPKPLILAGGLRPENVRSAILTVEPFAVDVSSGVEAYPGVKDAKKIFSFIEEVRRAEECLN